From Rhododendron vialii isolate Sample 1 chromosome 10a, ASM3025357v1, the proteins below share one genomic window:
- the LOC131304479 gene encoding receptor-like protein kinase FERONIA, with protein MFPYLLSIAVPLYFFLHLSTFSLAINSPGLHSQQLDHVAVNCGSSRNSTAEDARQWVGDTGSNYITTSHGSKSKLISSKDALQRLPSNPVPYMTARLSRWPFTYTFRVNPGQKLIRLHFYPASYRGGFIRSKALFRVKAGPYTLLSNFSASLTVDAFGFQYLVKEYCVNVEEDRPLIITFSPSRLGNSDEVYAFVNGIEIISMPAALYHTREGNPPAQIIGKSYLFTIDNDIALEKVHPLNVGRSSISSIEDMDSNYLLEKSSVRPVTTTTIPPYTAPRKVYQKSWSMVPDKLPNKTEFNFTWRLPVDLGFRYLLRFYFCELEYEIKESGSMKFSIFFNEQVVEAKGDLIKWSDENGVVVYKDYVVMMEGDRIEGKRDLLIALHPHSNEWTEPIDETLKGLGVFKLSNPDKNLAGVNPMPPARALTSRKPKRLVFASGGNAIATGVVILLTVLNIMVYQLRSLGENSMGRNLSWSTSEGLCRRFSLVELISVTNNFDDELVIGSGGFGKVYKALIDDGATTVALKRLNLKSKQGANEFWTEIEMLSKLRHTHLVSLLGYCDECNEMILVYEFMEHGTLADHLYKFKTNDNGIIGHMPWEQRLNICIGAARGLDYLHTGIPHGIIHRDVKTTNILLDKNWVAKISDFGLCKVGSTSHSHTHVSTDVKGTFGYLDPEYFLTRRLSKKSDVYAFGVMMLEMLCGRPAVDTKVEEEERSLVLWAQQGIKGKKLDQLIDPKLKDQISPHCLKVFVEVANNCLDTRPKERPTMADVVVRLEYTLALENQCMGPSTSALYSATTRGQNRSKGKVSKVFQRSIEFLAKGVDIKRKKRNVYESNGEQSLSAHSSTRLRLQWKNVTLPFRRFPVGSNIPRNFSSLAAKGGHEAYLKGQILPTPNLRIFSFLELKTATKNFRKDRLLGEGGFGKVYKGLLEENGSRLVFAVKKLNRKSMQGFKECQSELNFLGSFSHPNLVKLLGYCWVENELLLAYEFMPKGSLENHLFGRDSDVQPLPWDIRLNLLIGAARGLDFLHSSEKQVIYKDFKMSNILLDESYNAKMSDFGLDKLGSSGSETHVSTKVIETYGYTAPEYIATGHLTMKSDVYGFGVVLVEMLTGLCVLDTNLSSAKHNLVDWVKPYLPQKRKLINIMDSRLEGKYPSKAAFQIAQVALKCLGREPKTRPSMTAIVEMLERIAASNEKPMDPVRH; from the exons ATGTTCCCTTATCTACTCTCAATTGCAGTCCCTCTCTACTTCTTCCTCCATCTGAGTACTTTTTCACTGGCCATCAACTCCCCTGGTCTTCATTCCCAACAGCTTGATCACGTTGCCGTTAACTGTGGCTCCTCCCGCAACTCAACTGCAGAAGATGCCCGGCAATGGGTCGGAGATACCGGTTCCAATTACATCACTACATCACATGGTTCAAAGAGCAAATTGATCAGCTCAAAAGACGCTCTCCAACGCCTCCCCTCTAATCCAGTCCCTTACATGACGGCCCGGCTCTCCCGTTGGCCATTCACCTACACATTCCGAGTCAATCCAGGTCAGAAACTTATACGTCTCCATTTCTATCCAGCTTCGTACCGGGGTGGTTTCATAAGGTCTAAGGCCTTGTTTAGAGTGAAAGCTGGTCCGTATACCCTTCTTAGCAACTTTAGTGCTTCCCTTACTGTTGATGCTTTTGGCTTCCAATATCTGGTTAAAGAGTATTGTGTGAACGTGGAAGAAGATCGACCGTTAATCATAACGTTCTCCCCGTCACGACTTGGGAATTCAGATGAGGTATATGCTTTTGTCAATGGGATTGAAATCATCTCAATGCCAGCTGCACTTTATCATACTCGTGAGGGTAATCCACCTGCACAGATTATTGGGAAGAGTTACCTGTTTACCATAGATAACGACATTGCTCTGGAGAAGGTACACCCATTAAATGTTGGCAGAAGCTCCATTTCCTCCATAGAAGATATGGACTCGAATTATCTGCTAGAAAAATCAAGTGTAAGGCCAGTTACTACCACGACTATACCACCATACACTGCTCCTCGGAAAGTTTATCAAAAATCTTGGTCAATGGTTCCGGACAAGCTACCAAACAAGACCGAATTCAATTTTACATGGAGATTACCAGTGGATTTGGGATTTCGGTACTTGCTTAGGTTTTATTTTTGTGAACTTGAATACGAGATAAAAGAGAGTGGCAGCATGAAGTTTAGTATCTTTTTTAATGAACAAGTTGTTGAGGCTAAAGGTGACCTTATCAAGTGGAGCGACGAAAATGGGGTCGTTGTGTACAAGGACTATGTGGTGATGATGGAAGGAGATAGGATCGAGGGCAAGCGTGATTTGCTCATAGCGTTGCACCCACACAGTAATGAATGGACGGAACCAATTGATGAAACTCTAAAAGGGTTAGGGGTATTCAAGTTGAGCAACCCCGACAAAAATCTTGCTGGGGTGAACCCGATGCCGCCAGCACGTGCTTTGACATCTCGAAAGCCCAAGAGGTTAGTGTTTGCTTCTGGAGGAAATGCCATTGCAACTGGTGTAGTAATTTTACTCACTGTGTTGAATATCATGGTTTACCAATTGCGTAGCTTAGGTGAAAATAGTATGGGAAGAAATCTCTCTTGGTCAACATCGGAGGGGTTGTGTCGTCGTTTTTCACTTGTTGAGCTCATATCAGTGACTAATAACTTTGATGATGAATTGGTGATTGGAAGTGGTGGATTCGGTAAGGTCTACAAAGCACTAATTGATGATGGAGCAACAACGGTTGCCTTAAAGCGGTTGAATTTGAAGTCTAAGCAAGGGGCAAACGAGTTTTGGACAGAAATCGAAATGCTTTCCAAGCTTCGGCACACACATCTGGTTAGTCTTTTAGGCTATTGCGATGAATGCAATGAGATGATCCTTGTCTATGAGTTTATGGAGCATGGTACACTTGCCGATCATCTCTACAAATTTAAAACCAATGATAATGGTATCATAGGCCATATGCCATGGGAGCAAAGGCTCAACATTTGTATAGGAGCTGCTCGTGGATTGGATTACCTCCATACAGGTATTCCGCATGGTATAATACACCGAGATGTGAAGACCACAAACATTTTATTGGACAAGAACTGGGTAGCCAAGATTTCAGATTTTGGGTTGTGTAAAGTGGGCTCCACAAGCCATTCCCACACGCACGTTAGCACAGATGTTAAAGGCACATTTGGGTATTTGGATCCAGAGTATTTCTTGACCCGGAGGCTAAGCAAGAAATCAGATGTGTATGCCTTTGGTGTCATGATGTTGGAAATGCTTTGTGGGAGGCCAGCAGTTGATACAAAGGTCGAGGAGGAGGAGCGTAGTCTAGTCCTCTGGGCGCAACAAGGCATCAAAGGGAAAAAACTTGATCAACTCATTGACCCCAAGTTGAAGGACCAAATCTCGCCACATTGTCTAAAGGTGTTTGTGGAAGTTGCTAATAATTGCTTGGATACTCGTCCAAAGGAACGGCCTACAATGGCTGATGTGGTGGTGAGACTCGAGTACACTTTGGCTTTGGAGAATCAATGCATGGGCCCTTCCACTTCGGCACTATATAGTGCGACCACCCGAGGCCAGAATAGGTCAAAGGGAAAGGTAAGCAAGGTGTTTCAGAGGAGTATTGAATTTCTAGCTAAAGGTGTTGATatcaagaggaaaaaaagaaacgtCTATGAATCCAATGGTGAACAATCACTTTCGGCCCATAGTTCGACACGTCTAAGATTGCAATGGAAAAATGTCACTCTTCCATTCCGTCGCTTCCCAGTAGGAAGCAACATCCCTAGGAACTTCTCGTCCTTGGCTGCAAAGGGCGGCCATGAGGCATATCTAAAAGGACAGATTTTACCCACCCCCAATTTAAGGATCTTCAGCTTCTTAGAATTGAAGactgctactaaaaatttcagAAAGGATAGACTGTTGGGAGAAGGAGGCTTTGGGAAAGTTTACAAGGGTTTGCTTGAGGAGAACGGTAGTAGATTGGTCTTCGCCGTCAAGAAGTTGAACCGAAAGAGCATGCAAGGATTTAAGGAATGTCAG TCGGAGCTTAACTTCTTAGGAAGTTTTTCTCATCCTAACCTTGTTAAGCTATTAGGATACTGTTGGGTAGAGAATGAGCTACTCCTTGCCTATGAATTCATGCCAAAGGGCAGCTTGGAGAACCACCTTTTTGGAA GGGACTCTGATGTTCAGCCACTTCCATGGGACATTCGGCTTAATTTACTAATAGGAGCAGCTCGAGGGCTGGATTTTTTGCACTCATCGGAAAAACAAGTAATTTACAAAGATTTCAAGATGTCAAACATATTGCTAGATGAG TCCTACAATGCCAAGATGTCAGACTTCGGTTTGGACAAATTGGGTTCCTCAGGTAGTGAAACACATGTGTCAACGAAGGTTATAGAAACGTATGGCTACACTGCTCCGGAGTATATTGCCACAG GGCACTTGACCATGAAGAGCGATGTGTatggttttggtgttgtattggTTGAGATGCTTACAGGCTTATGTGTCCTTGATACAAACCTTTCAAGTGCAAAACATAATCTGGTTGACTGGGTCAAACCATATTTGccccaaaaaagaaagttgaTAAACATAATGGACTCCAGATTGGAagggaagtatccttcaaaagCTGCTTTCCAAATAGCTCAGGTTGCTCTAAAATGTCTTGGACGCGAACCAAAAACTAGGCCATCAATGACAGCAATTGTGGAGATGCTGGAACGTATAGCTGCAAGCAACGAAAAACCCATGGATCCTGTGCGTCATTGA
- the LOC131304493 gene encoding probable serine/threonine-protein kinase PIX13, protein MPRGSLETHLFGCGSAVEPLPWDIRLKILIGAARGLAFLQTLKRLDICRGFKASNILLDGSFNSKISDFSYAELASPESSVPDEYDDEGYFALDDQLPVKNDVYCFGVVLVEMLTGSRASKRLWQRGSVGWVEPYLADRRKLTNIMDSKLKGKYPPEAALGIAHLALNCLGVYPKTRPSMKEVLKTLECINASNEKPLGASN, encoded by the exons ATGCCAAGAGGCAGCCTAGAGACCCACCTTTTTGGAT GCGGCTCTGCTGTTGAGCCATTGCCATGGGACATTCGGCTTAAGATACTAATAGGAGCAGCTCGAGGCCTGGCATTTTTGCAAACATTAAAAAGACTAGATATTTGCAGAGGATTCAAGGCATCAAATATATTGCTTGATGGG TCGTTCAATTCGAAGATCTCAGATTTCTCTTATGCGGAGTTGGCTTCCCCAGAAAGTTCTGTCCCTGATGAGTATGACGATGAAGGCTATTTTGCCTTAG ATGATCAGTTGCCTGTGAAGAACGAcgtgtattgttttggtgttgtattggTTGAGATGCTTACGGGGTCTCGTGCATCAAAGCGTCTTTGGCAACGTGGTTCGGTAGGCTGGGTCGAGCCCTATTTAGCTGATAGAAGAAAGTTAACAAACATAATGGACTCCAAGTTGAAAGGGAAATATCCTCCAGAAGCTGCACTAGGAATAGCTCATCTGGCTCTAAATTGTCTGGGAGTGTATCCCAAAACAAGGCCATCGATGAAAGAAGTTTTGAAGACACTGGAATGTATCAACGCAAGCAATGAAAAACCCTTGGGAGCCTCAAATTAA
- the LOC131302788 gene encoding receptor-like protein kinase ANXUR2 has translation MNLFHGKSVCRSALVQHEDYNTSMGWEVSKMLPENISGTNSNTFVADNAGYMDPEYLASAKLTKKSDVYSFGVILLEVLCGRKPMIMTWDEDQVNLVRWFKTNIERGTVDQIIDPNLTDKIAPECRKEYVMVAEKCVHDEGIERPSMDDVLSSLRSALQLEDNWRNV, from the exons ATGAACCTCTTCCATGGGAAAAGCGTCTGCAGATCTGCATTGGTGCAGCACGAGGACTACAACACCTCCATGGGG TGGGAGGTTTCCAAAATGCTGCCCGAAAACATATCGGGTACAAACTCCAATACGTTTGTAGCGGACAATGCGGGATATATGGATCCAGAGTACCTTGCgagtgcaaaattaacaaaaaaatctgaTGTGTACTCATTTGGTGTCATTTTACTGGAAGTCCTCTGTGGTAGGAAGCCTATGATTATGACATGGGATGAGGATCAGGTTAATTTAGTCCGTTGGTTCAAGACTAACATTGAAAGGGGCACTGTTGATCAGATCATTGATCCAAATCTAACCGACAAGATAGCACCAGAATGTCGGAAGGAGTATGTCATGGTTGCAGAAAAATGCGTGCACGATGAGGGGATTGAACGTCCTTCAATGGATGATGTACTGAGCAGCCTCAGGTCTGCATTGCAGCTGGAAGACAATTGGCGAAATGTTTAG